One stretch of Paenibacillus sp. AN1007 DNA includes these proteins:
- a CDS encoding amino acid adenylation domain-containing protein, which translates to MSQRRNTAWPLSSAQSGIWYAQQLNPDNPMYNTAEYVVIEGQIHPGLFEKSVRQTVMEAESLNMVYGENEQGPWQSLRANMNDWTFHVMDVRDQADPHAAALEWMKQDLRRPVNLAIGPLFTEALFRVSEERYYWYQRIHHIAIDGYGVSLITRRVASLYSANIKGEGGAQNTAQAQGTTAFGPLTSVLEEDDAYSGSIHQEEDQQFWINRYADAPDVVSLSHRASLTSTGFLRKCAVITPSQREQMKAAGERFGATWSDMCVAATAIYVHRMTGSTDVILALPVMCRLGSASLRVPGMVMNVLPLRLTVHSQMGLSDLIGQVVSEIRAVRKHQRYRHQNLRRDLKLLGENQRLYGPMINVMPFHHALNFAGARGMIHNLSTGPVDDLSIHIVDQGHGQGMSITFDANSSIYTESELRMHQLRYEQLLESMISEGDVDIAIAQLDILLPAERKQVLEGWNQTHHVVSEWNSAALFEQQVRRTPHATAITFEGETLTYAALNERANQLAHELIQVYEAGPEQVIGIAMPRSLEVVIAILAVHKTGAAYLPLDPDYPEDRLIYMIEDAEPACVVTVMDNLANIPQTSDIPILAIDQTDIVQALCCRSGSNPEGDDLPSKASLLNPAYLIYTSGSTGKPKGVAVTHLGLANLLEDMKTRLQVGPQDRWLSVTTIAFDISVLEIFLPLTTGARLDIAPKDTILDPVALAGKMREQETTIMQATPTLWKSLVLSRPGRFDGLTVITGGEALTEELKLSLEGLGCQVNNQYGPTETTIYSTAASLGTGQSGKPSIGGPVRNTQLYVLDQSMQPVPPGVAGELYIAGEGLARGYLGRPDLTAERFVANPHGQPGSRMYRTGDLARWLPDGSIDYLGRADHQIKIRGFRIELGEIESIIANYPGVAQVTVIAREDQPGNQRLAAYIVAEAGECQTEINLSDIRAYVADVLPDYMVPSAFMLLPEMPLTPNKKIDRKQLPVPSMASNISGREARTPQEEMLCGLFAEILGVAKVSIDDDFFELGGHSLLAGRITARVREVFGAELNIGTVFESPTVAGLARKLDQANSVRPVIQPVLREGELPLSFAQQRLWFLYCLEGASPTYNIPWVARLTGKLNVGALRDALQDVVERHETLRTLYPPDLGVASQCILRAAEVNLNMKFTRTSAEELPAMLSEASRYSFELSSEPGIQAELFHLDADEHVLLLLVHHIAGDGWSLSRLIRDLSEAYTARLNGAAPDWEPLHIQYADYALWQQRLLGDEQHKDSLIARQFEFWTDRLAGIPEQVTFPADYARPVVSSYRGGVIPFTVSQALHGQLMVIARENKASLFMVLHAALTALLTGMGAGTDITIGTPIAGRSDDVLDDVVGMFINTLVLRTDASGDPTFRELLARVREADLAAYEHQDVPFERLVEVLNPSRSRAKHPLFQVMLVLQNTPDICLDLPGIEADTHIRSVGSSKFDMTFELTEKRDQNGQPAGIDGLLEYSTDLYRESTAGELVIRLLRLLEQAVQQMDIGIGRFDLVTPTEHTQLEKEWTAVPDQSPQWTITERFEVQAAAHASSIALHCGNDRITYRELNVQANRLARRLIAEGVGAEQMVALALPRSVDMVVAILAVLKTGAAYLPLDPNYPADRLTHMLTDAEPKVMITNTEVYASLPQIDDIECINMDDPNTLRQLESMDERNPADDERNARVTPLSPAYMIYTSGSTGKPKGVVIPHANVIRLLDATQHWFHFNEHDVWTLFHSYAFDFSVWEIWGPLLHGGRLVVVPHEISRSPGAFLQLLAEEQVTVLNQTPSAFYQLMQADRENPAWGEQLALRYVIFGGEALELGRLHDWYERHADHAPRLINMYGITETTVHVSYKELHAGSSAEGASSWIGCAIPDLRVYVLDDHLRPVPTGVTGEMYVAGAGLARGYWGRPDLTAERFVADPYGPPGTRMYRTGDLAKRLHDGSLDYLGRADQQVKIRGFRIELGEIEAVLARHSGVAQAAVVVREDQPGDKRLVAYVVPAPDGEAGLETAALRRHAAASLPDYMVPSAVVVMKVLPLTPNGKLDRKALPAPEIQLSVDGRAPRNPQEQILCDLFAEVLGLRSVSIDDSFFELGGHSLLAVRLMSRIREAMGIEPGIGILFEAATVAGLAERLEMGEYSGDSSLQVLLPLRTHGQHLPVFCVHPAGGLSWCYAGLMKHLGMEYPLYGLQARGIAEYEELPMTLEEMTADYIHHLRSVQPEGPYRLLGWSLGGNVAQAMAVQLQSEGEEVEFLAMLDAYPSHYLPIRGEPDEAEALTALLALGGYDPDSIGDEPLNMATAMRILRSEGSALASLSEETIRKLRRTYENSVRILGAYTPSRFEGDLIFFRSTIIPDWFDPIEPEMWNAFIGGHLERHDIACRHKDLCQPGPLEEICRTLAAKLEMLNKKRTIQHK; encoded by the coding sequence TTGTCGCAACGTCGGAACACAGCTTGGCCTTTGTCTTCTGCACAGTCTGGCATCTGGTATGCCCAACAGTTAAATCCGGACAATCCGATGTACAACACTGCCGAGTATGTGGTTATTGAGGGGCAGATCCATCCTGGACTTTTTGAGAAAAGTGTACGTCAGACCGTGATGGAAGCCGAATCACTCAATATGGTGTATGGCGAAAATGAGCAAGGCCCGTGGCAATCGCTGCGCGCCAACATGAATGATTGGACATTCCATGTCATGGATGTCCGTGATCAGGCTGATCCTCATGCGGCTGCGTTGGAATGGATGAAGCAGGACCTGAGACGACCTGTTAATCTGGCGATTGGTCCACTCTTCACAGAGGCTTTGTTCCGGGTGAGTGAGGAACGGTATTACTGGTACCAGCGCATCCACCATATAGCCATTGATGGGTATGGTGTATCCCTGATCACACGCAGGGTCGCCAGCTTGTACTCGGCAAACATCAAGGGAGAGGGTGGAGCACAGAATACAGCACAGGCACAAGGTACGACAGCATTTGGCCCGCTCACTTCTGTGCTCGAAGAAGATGATGCCTACTCAGGCTCTATCCATCAAGAAGAGGATCAACAGTTCTGGATTAACCGTTATGCAGATGCACCGGATGTTGTGAGTCTTAGTCATCGAGCATCGCTGACTTCAACGGGGTTCCTGCGGAAATGTGCAGTGATTACACCATCACAGCGGGAGCAGATGAAAGCAGCAGGGGAGAGGTTTGGTGCGACCTGGTCAGATATGTGTGTTGCGGCGACAGCCATCTATGTGCACCGGATGACAGGGTCAACCGATGTGATTCTGGCTTTGCCCGTCATGTGCCGTTTGGGTTCGGCGTCGCTGCGTGTCCCGGGCATGGTCATGAATGTGCTTCCACTGCGATTGACGGTACATTCGCAGATGGGGCTGTCTGACTTGATCGGCCAGGTCGTAAGTGAGATTCGGGCTGTACGTAAGCACCAGCGATACCGTCATCAGAATCTGCGGCGGGATCTCAAGCTGCTGGGAGAGAACCAGCGTCTGTATGGACCGATGATTAATGTGATGCCCTTTCATCATGCATTAAATTTCGCAGGCGCGCGTGGCATGATTCATAATCTGTCCACGGGTCCTGTGGATGATCTGTCCATTCATATCGTGGATCAAGGGCATGGCCAAGGGATGAGTATTACTTTTGACGCCAACTCTTCCATCTACACGGAATCGGAATTGCGTATGCATCAGCTTCGCTATGAACAGCTTCTGGAATCCATGATTTCAGAAGGAGATGTAGACATAGCAATTGCACAACTGGATATTCTGCTTCCTGCCGAGCGCAAGCAAGTGCTGGAAGGATGGAACCAGACACATCATGTCGTCTCCGAATGGAACTCGGCAGCGTTATTTGAACAGCAGGTTAGGCGGACCCCTCATGCCACTGCGATCACATTCGAAGGAGAGACGTTGACCTATGCAGCGTTGAATGAACGTGCGAATCAGCTGGCACATGAACTGATACAGGTCTATGAGGCAGGACCGGAGCAGGTCATTGGCATTGCGATGCCTCGTTCATTGGAAGTGGTTATTGCGATCCTGGCTGTTCATAAGACGGGGGCCGCCTATCTGCCGCTTGACCCTGATTATCCGGAAGATCGCCTGATCTACATGATCGAGGATGCCGAACCGGCTTGTGTAGTGACAGTGATGGACAACCTTGCTAACATTCCGCAGACGTCTGATATACCGATTCTCGCCATAGATCAGACAGATATTGTACAGGCACTATGCTGTCGGTCTGGAAGCAATCCGGAAGGTGATGATCTGCCGAGCAAAGCATCTCTGCTCAATCCTGCCTATCTAATCTATACTTCCGGTTCCACGGGCAAGCCCAAGGGTGTGGCTGTGACTCATCTGGGACTAGCCAATCTGCTGGAAGACATGAAGACGAGATTGCAGGTCGGTCCGCAGGACCGCTGGCTGTCGGTGACTACGATTGCTTTTGACATCTCCGTACTGGAAATCTTCCTGCCACTGACGACAGGGGCGAGACTGGATATCGCGCCAAAGGACACTATCCTTGATCCGGTCGCGCTGGCCGGGAAAATGCGAGAGCAGGAAACTACGATCATGCAGGCTACGCCGACATTATGGAAGTCTCTGGTCCTGAGTCGGCCTGGAAGGTTCGACGGGCTAACGGTAATTACGGGCGGAGAAGCTCTGACGGAGGAGTTAAAGCTGTCACTGGAAGGGCTGGGTTGCCAGGTCAATAACCAGTACGGGCCAACCGAAACGACAATCTATTCAACAGCTGCATCGTTGGGGACGGGTCAATCAGGCAAGCCGAGTATTGGTGGTCCGGTGCGTAACACGCAACTTTATGTACTTGATCAGAGCATGCAGCCTGTGCCTCCGGGTGTAGCAGGAGAATTGTATATTGCAGGAGAGGGGCTTGCGCGGGGATATTTGGGCCGACCTGACCTGACCGCAGAACGCTTTGTCGCTAACCCTCATGGACAGCCGGGGAGTCGGATGTATCGCACAGGTGATCTTGCTCGATGGTTGCCGGATGGCTCCATTGATTATTTGGGCCGGGCAGATCATCAAATTAAGATCAGAGGGTTCCGCATTGAATTGGGAGAGATAGAGTCGATCATCGCAAATTATCCAGGCGTGGCACAGGTGACGGTGATCGCACGTGAAGACCAGCCGGGGAACCAGCGGTTAGCAGCTTATATCGTGGCTGAGGCCGGAGAATGTCAGACTGAAATCAATCTGTCTGATATCAGAGCATACGTAGCGGATGTATTACCGGATTATATGGTGCCCTCTGCCTTTATGCTGCTGCCTGAGATGCCGCTGACTCCAAACAAAAAAATTGATCGGAAACAGCTTCCTGTCCCATCCATGGCATCCAATATATCCGGAAGGGAGGCTCGTACACCGCAGGAAGAGATGTTATGCGGCCTGTTTGCTGAAATTTTGGGTGTAGCCAAGGTAAGTATTGATGATGATTTCTTCGAGCTGGGTGGGCATTCCCTGCTGGCTGGTCGAATTACAGCCCGGGTAAGGGAGGTATTTGGCGCAGAGCTGAACATCGGAACAGTGTTTGAATCACCGACAGTAGCAGGACTTGCGAGGAAACTGGATCAGGCAAATTCCGTCAGACCGGTGATTCAGCCAGTTTTGCGCGAGGGGGAGCTTCCGCTTTCCTTTGCCCAGCAACGGTTATGGTTCCTCTATTGCCTGGAGGGGGCTAGTCCGACCTACAATATTCCATGGGTTGCCCGGTTGACAGGAAAGCTGAATGTGGGTGCTCTAAGAGATGCTTTGCAGGATGTTGTTGAACGTCATGAGACGTTGCGCACATTGTATCCACCAGACCTGGGTGTGGCGAGCCAGTGTATTCTTCGTGCAGCCGAGGTGAACTTGAATATGAAATTCACCCGGACTTCGGCTGAGGAGCTTCCAGCAATGCTCTCGGAAGCGTCGCGTTACAGCTTCGAGCTTAGCTCAGAGCCGGGCATACAAGCGGAATTGTTCCATTTGGATGCGGATGAACATGTGCTGCTGCTGCTTGTTCATCATATTGCAGGGGATGGCTGGTCCTTGTCACGGCTCATCCGGGATTTGTCTGAAGCGTATACGGCTCGTCTGAATGGGGCGGCACCCGATTGGGAGCCACTGCATATTCAGTATGCGGACTATGCGTTGTGGCAGCAACGGCTGCTGGGGGATGAGCAGCATAAGGACAGTCTGATCGCGAGGCAGTTTGAGTTCTGGACAGACCGACTCGCAGGCATACCGGAGCAAGTCACATTCCCGGCAGACTATGCCCGTCCAGTGGTGTCCAGCTACCGGGGGGGAGTTATACCTTTTACAGTCAGTCAAGCACTGCATGGGCAACTTATGGTTATTGCTCGGGAAAACAAGGCCAGTCTCTTCATGGTTCTTCATGCGGCGTTAACTGCATTGCTTACCGGAATGGGAGCAGGAACGGATATTACGATTGGCACGCCGATTGCCGGACGAAGTGACGATGTACTGGATGATGTTGTGGGCATGTTCATCAATACGCTGGTGCTGCGTACAGACGCTTCGGGTGACCCTACCTTCAGAGAGCTGCTTGCTCGCGTGCGCGAAGCTGACCTGGCTGCTTACGAGCATCAGGATGTACCCTTCGAACGGCTGGTAGAAGTATTGAACCCATCAAGATCTCGTGCCAAACATCCGCTCTTTCAGGTGATGCTGGTACTGCAAAATACGCCGGACATCTGTCTTGATCTGCCAGGCATTGAAGCAGATACTCATATCCGGAGTGTGGGTTCATCCAAATTTGACATGACGTTTGAACTGACAGAGAAACGGGATCAGAACGGACAACCAGCGGGAATAGATGGGCTGCTGGAGTACAGTACAGACCTCTATCGTGAATCGACTGCTGGTGAACTGGTGATTCGGCTGTTGCGGTTGCTTGAACAGGCCGTACAGCAGATGGATATCGGTATTGGCCGATTCGATCTGGTTACACCGACAGAGCATACTCAGCTTGAAAAGGAATGGACTGCTGTACCCGATCAGTCTCCACAATGGACGATAACCGAGCGTTTCGAAGTGCAGGCGGCCGCTCATGCAAGCTCGATAGCCCTCCACTGCGGAAATGACCGTATTACTTACAGGGAACTGAATGTACAGGCAAATCGACTTGCGAGACGATTGATCGCCGAGGGTGTAGGAGCGGAACAGATGGTGGCACTGGCCCTGCCCCGTTCCGTGGATATGGTCGTAGCCATTCTCGCTGTACTCAAAACAGGTGCCGCCTATCTGCCACTTGATCCGAACTATCCGGCAGACCGGTTAACACATATGCTGACGGACGCAGAGCCGAAAGTGATGATTACAAATACAGAGGTATATGCTTCACTGCCGCAGATAGATGACATTGAATGTATTAACATGGATGATCCAAATACGTTGCGGCAACTGGAATCTATGGATGAGAGGAATCCTGCAGACGATGAACGGAATGCACGGGTAACTCCGTTGAGCCCGGCATATATGATCTATACCTCGGGTTCAACTGGGAAACCGAAAGGTGTTGTGATTCCACACGCGAATGTCATCCGGTTATTGGATGCAACGCAGCACTGGTTCCATTTTAACGAGCATGATGTGTGGACGTTGTTCCATTCGTATGCTTTTGATTTCTCTGTCTGGGAGATCTGGGGGCCGCTGCTGCACGGTGGACGATTGGTTGTCGTTCCGCATGAGATTAGCCGATCGCCTGGAGCCTTTTTACAGCTGCTTGCGGAGGAACAAGTTACTGTTCTAAACCAGACACCATCTGCATTCTACCAGCTAATGCAGGCAGACAGGGAAAATCCGGCCTGGGGAGAGCAATTGGCGCTCCGCTATGTGATCTTTGGAGGGGAGGCGCTGGAGTTGGGGCGTTTGCACGACTGGTATGAACGTCATGCAGATCATGCTCCAAGGCTCATCAATATGTACGGTATTACTGAAACAACAGTTCATGTCAGTTACAAGGAGCTGCACGCAGGCAGCTCGGCAGAGGGGGCAAGCAGTTGGATCGGATGTGCTATTCCAGACCTGCGCGTTTATGTGCTGGATGATCATCTGAGGCCTGTGCCGACTGGGGTAACCGGGGAGATGTATGTGGCGGGGGCGGGTCTGGCTCGCGGGTACTGGGGAAGGCCTGATCTAACGGCCGAGCGATTCGTTGCCGATCCATATGGTCCGCCAGGCACACGAATGTACCGTACAGGAGACTTGGCAAAACGGCTGCACGATGGTTCGCTTGATTATCTGGGACGAGCGGATCAGCAGGTGAAAATCCGCGGGTTCCGTATTGAGCTCGGCGAGATTGAGGCTGTACTGGCAAGACATTCAGGTGTGGCGCAGGCCGCCGTGGTCGTTCGTGAAGACCAGCCGGGGGATAAACGCCTTGTCGCTTACGTTGTTCCAGCACCGGATGGAGAAGCCGGACTGGAGACAGCAGCACTCCGAAGGCATGCAGCAGCAAGCCTTCCTGATTACATGGTACCTTCTGCGGTTGTGGTGATGAAGGTTCTGCCGCTTACGCCAAATGGCAAGCTGGATCGTAAAGCATTACCTGCACCCGAGATACAACTGTCGGTCGATGGCCGAGCGCCACGTAACCCGCAGGAGCAAATTCTGTGTGATTTGTTTGCTGAAGTGTTAGGTTTGCGGAGTGTAAGCATAGATGACAGCTTTTTCGAATTGGGTGGCCATTCGCTGCTTGCTGTGCGCTTGATGAGTCGAATCCGTGAAGCCATGGGCATAGAGCCCGGCATAGGCATTTTGTTCGAAGCCGCGACGGTAGCTGGACTGGCCGAGCGATTGGAGATGGGAGAGTACTCCGGTGATAGCTCGTTGCAAGTGTTGTTGCCGCTTCGGACGCATGGGCAGCATCTGCCTGTATTCTGTGTTCATCCGGCAGGGGGTCTAAGTTGGTGTTATGCCGGATTAATGAAACATCTGGGCATGGAGTATCCGCTGTACGGTCTACAGGCAAGGGGCATTGCCGAGTATGAGGAACTCCCAATGACACTGGAAGAGATGACGGCAGATTATATCCATCATCTGCGTTCAGTACAGCCTGAGGGGCCATATCGTTTGCTTGGCTGGTCACTTGGGGGAAATGTTGCCCAGGCGATGGCTGTGCAGCTCCAGTCCGAAGGAGAAGAAGTAGAGTTTCTTGCCATGCTGGATGCCTATCCGAGTCATTATCTTCCCATTCGCGGAGAGCCTGATGAAGCAGAGGCATTGACGGCTCTGCTGGCACTTGGCGGCTACGATCCG